One Prunus dulcis chromosome 7, ALMONDv2, whole genome shotgun sequence DNA segment encodes these proteins:
- the LOC117633436 gene encoding nudix hydrolase 23, chloroplastic: MLKTRQILGCSSGLVSHRWKPYSSTGSRQVSFISISTCSKPLLLSSSSSSSTIIPTTTTLLLPGSSPRRTRFGAFSMSSAHSGPNPGGPSSSVAVHSAGNACKINFCQWCGGPTKHEIPDGEEKIRAICTVCDKIAYENPKMVVGCLIEHDNMVLLCKRKIQPSYGLWTLPAGYMEIGESATEGAIRETWEEACAEVEVLSPFAQLDIPLIGQTYVIFLARLKKPHFSPGPESSECRLFALDDIPFDSLAFSSMVVTLKLYAEDVRAGKLKFHYGIINKKPGTSPSDIHAYTLDYHLQS, translated from the exons ATGCTAAAAACCAGACAGATCTTGGGTTGTTCATCAGGCTTGGTTTCGCATCGTTGGAAGCCCTATAGCTCTACAGGCAGCAGGCAGGTGTCCTTCATTTCTATCTCCACCTGCTCCAAaccattattattatcatcatcttcttcttcttcgacaATTATACCGACAACAACCACTTTGTTACTTCCTGGGTCCTCACCTCGCCGCACTCGTTTTGGAGCTTTCAGCATGTCCTCAGCTCATTCTGGGCCAAACCCAGGTGGCCCTTCTTCATCAGTCGCGGTTCActcagct GGCAATGCTTGTAAGATCAATTTCTGCCAGTGGTGTGGTGGCCCAACAAAGCATGAGATACCTGATGGAGAGGAGAAGATAAGAGCTATTTGCACGGTTTGTGATAAGATTGCCTACGAGAACCCAAAAATG GTTGTGGGCTGTCTGATTGAGCATGATAACATGGTCCTGCTTTGCAAGAGGAAGATTCAACCATCATATGGCCTTTG GACTCTTCCTGCAGGTTATATGGAAATTGGGGAATCAGCTACAGAAGGAGCAATCAGAGAAACCTGGGAAGAAGCATGTGCAGAAGTGGAAGTGCTGTCTCCTTTTGCTCAGTTGGACATCCCACTAATTGGCCAG ACTTATGTAATTTTCTTAGCAAGGCTGAAGAAGCCCCACTTCTCACCGGGTCCAGAATCATCAGAATGCCGACTATTTGCACTTGATGATATACCTTTTGATTCTCTGGCTTTTTCGTCGATGGTAGTGACCTTAAAATTG TATGCAGAAGATGTAAGGGCTGGAAAACTTAAGTTCCACTATGGTATCATCAATAAAAA GCCTGGCACAAGTCCTTCTGACATTCATGCCTATACTTTGGATTATCATCTACAGTCCTGA